A single window of Vigna unguiculata cultivar IT97K-499-35 chromosome 1, ASM411807v1, whole genome shotgun sequence DNA harbors:
- the LOC114183927 gene encoding protein FLX-like 1 produces the protein MSGRNRGQPLHPPHAAGLSPPIHDHPVFGARAHHHLVGPIVPPHPHPALLEDFRDSQLGLGPRGPIPLHPAAIIEERLAAQHQDIQGLLGDNQRLAATHVALKQELEAAQHELQRVAHFRDSLRADTEARMRELYDKSAQLEAELRATEASRAELLQVHADIKELTAVRQDLSGQVQAMTQDLARMTADAKRLPALRADVEAMKQELQCARAAIEYEKKGFAENYEHGQVMEKKLVAMAREMEKLRAEIANAEKRARAAAAAGNPGPGYNANYGNADAGYAGNPYPGIYGMNPVQSGGENFPQYGPGPGAWGAYDMQRAQGHR, from the exons ATGTCGGGCAGAAACCGAGGGCAACCCCTTCATCCTCCGCATGCCGCGGGGCTATCGCCGCCAATTCACGACCACCCGGTGTTCGGCGCTCGGGCCCATCACCATCTAGTGGGACCCATTGTCCCGCCCCATCCCCACCCCGCGCTTCTGGAAGACTTCCGGGACTCGCAGCTAGGGCTGGGCCCACGCGGGCCCATTCCGCTTCACCCGGCGGCGATAATCGAGGAGCGTCTCGCGGCCCAGCACCAGGACATTCAGGGCCTTCTGGGCGACAACCAGAGGCTCGCCGCCACCCACGTGGCCCTCAAGCAGGAGCTAGAGGCAGCCCAACACGAGCTCCAGCGCGTGGCGCACTTCCGAGACTCGCTCCGGGCAGACACAGAGGCCCGCATGAGGGAACTCTACGACAAGTCGGCCCAGCTCGAGGCCGAACTCCGGGCCACCGAGGCCTCCCGGGCCGAGCTCCTCCAGGTCCACGCCGACATCAAGGAGCTCACAGCAGTCCGTCAGGACCTGTCCGGACAGGTGCAGGCCATGACGCAGGACTTGGCCCGCATGACTGCCGATGCCAAACGGCTGCCGGCGCTCAGGGCCGATGTGGAGGCCATGAAACAGGAGTTGCAATGTGCAAG GGCTGCCATTGAGTATGAGAAGAAGGGATTTGCTGAAAACTATGAGCATGGTCAAGTGATGGAGAAGAAGTTGGTTGCAATGGCTCGGGAGATGGAGAAGCTTCGTGCGGAAATTGCGAATGCAGAGAAAAGAGCACGGGCTGCTGCGGCGGCTGGGAATCCAG GCCCAGGGTATAATGCAAATTATGGCAATGCTGATGCTGGATACGCTGGAAATCCTTACCCTGGAATTTATGGCATGAATCCA GTACAGTCTGGAGGGGAGAATTTTCCTCAGTATGGACCAGGGCCTGGGGCTTGGGGTGCATATGACATGCAGCGAGCTCAAGGACACAGATAG